DNA from Lagenorhynchus albirostris chromosome 3, mLagAlb1.1, whole genome shotgun sequence:
AGAAATTGTGGATACATGCAATTTCAATCCAGTACCAAAAATCAGATTATTACCAATACAAGTAAACAGTGTTCACTTCTTAccagcttctttttctttcaattgcAGAAGAGCTGGCATTGGAGGATGAAGAAAATAGCAATTTTCATGTCTTTGCTTAAATTCCTCAGCAGCAACAGGATCTATACCTAAAGCAAACCAGGCAACCAACGCATCTTTTTCTGCACCTTTTTCTTGTGAGACTTCCCCAGCATAATTAAATaactcttttttcatttcaagtTCTACTCCAAGGAAAATCAAGGTGATCTTCTCAGGCTGAGCCAAATAATCCTTTATATCTGTGTAGTTCAGCTGACAAAGCCTGACTTCCGGCTGTTGGAAACTTTCTTCATTGCCACCTAGAGTAACCAAGGGATTTAAATCTGAGAAAAGGATATAAACTGTGGCTGGATGGCTTTCTTTTGCTAACAGCCAGtcagaattatttcttttttcacttttccgGTCCAGTAGTGTCttgctaaaataattttcacattctTCCATTTCACTGGTTAGGAACCAAGGCTTCTTCCCACCTTTAGCATCAGCTAGTAAATTAGCTATATGCTTATAACCCCAAAATTTAGCAATATCCAGTGCAGTCTGCCTTGATTTATTGATAATGGATCTGTCGCACCTATGGATGGAagcaaaaaagtaaagaaacattttcttcagtatttattACAATATTTCCAGATGTACGTGATAGCCCCTCTATTTAATAAttgcatatatttctttttgttttagcaCATAATATACTAATGGAAAGGTAAAAGAGACAATCATAAATGATTAAAAGTTAGAGACagcagatatttaaaatttctggaagattatttataaaataaaaaaagcataCGTTTTATGTGCTATAATGAGATATTAAATTTTTACAAGGAGTTTTCTATAGTCATAGTGGGTAGGTTTACACATTctatttgggagaaaaaaattaatttaactcAATTTCTTTGCTGTTAAGTATGAAGAGTTaatttcccaattaaaaaaagttaaaaatttttaattagaaattatgCTATTATATAACAAGACTGTTCAATGAGTTATTTACAAGCCCAATGTTATAAATATGgctataagaaaaatttaaaagaaaatacgtAAACCAGAAATTAAACCAGACACTCCTTCAGGTGGTACAGCCTAAAATGTTTACCCTTTCTCAAGCAGAAACTGGACAACATCTGGGTGCCCATTCCTTGCAGCATACATTAAAGCAGTCCAGCCATTTTCAGAAGTTTCATTGAGAAGAGATGGAGAATGACTGAGCATTACTGTTAACCTGGCAATATCTCCTTCTGCAGCTGAACAGTGAAATTGGGATGTAATTTCTTGGTTTGGACTTCTTTTTACAGAAGacatttcttccttaaaataggaaaataggaaaaaaaactcaTTTGCAATTGCTTTCTTGTATCAACGATTGACCATTATCAGGGTGCTGATATAATTAGAATATTAGTCATGGTTTCTAAAACAATATACTCTTAAAAAGGTAACTAGTATTCAACTGTCATCACAGCATAATTTCAAAACTGTTATCAGTtgagaattttaaatataattcaacATGGGGGatgtataaaataatgtataaagaaCTTTGGTGGAATACAGTTGAAGGGGGTGACATCATTGGGAGGGGGAATAAGGTAACAGACATTACAAAGAGGAAAGTGTATTTCAGGCAAACCAGAGGGACTTCAATATGGATCAGGGCATGAGGGGAGTTAAAGCAagcagacagaaataaagacagatgTTTTCAGCAGATGCCAAGTAGTATTCTTAGAATCTGTGGTACTAGAAACAGATCTGTCCTCTCAGGGAAATTATGATCCTATTCAAAAAGCTACGtttcacatgaaaaaaatttattgctTTACCTTGCATAGTTAATTCTGCTAATCCATCAGGGAATGATTTTTGCtcatggtgtgaggtaggggtcacGATACATTTTATCCCAATAGATAATCCATTTGCCTCAGCATCTTTCTTGAATTCACTATCTTTGTCCCATTACATTGCAGTATTATCCTTTTCACAAATGAGATGACCATATATTTTGGACCTATTATTGGACACTGTTCTATTGGTCACTTTGTCTATACTTGAATCACTGAAGCTTTTAAAACCATTAACTTTGTCTGCTTTGTTACTGTtatttcagtaaaaaagaaaataattgttccATACCTTTTAATAAATGTTGCCTAATTGTGGACTGAATGTGGTAGGGCACAAACtgagcttttttgtgtgtgtgggtggaaATGGTTCATATTTCAGTTGTCTATAAACTTCTCAAAGTACTTTTTGTaaggtatgtttttttttctatgaaattcTATTAAGAAAAGATTTGGGATTCTAACTAGGTTTCTACCATTCTGAGCATAAGGTATTGAggctaaagagaaagaaaggttaTAATCCATAATTTTTGACAGCAGTTGTCTCTAGGGTTCTGACACTGCAATTTTGTTGATCAGTTGTGTAGTAGGAATAGCAtgacaatataaaaagaaaaaagtgggctTTGTGACTGTTTACCTTACCTGTTTGTATCTTTCTGCTACCTATAAATAGGTCAAAActactcacagaaatagaaacaaaatattgAAATTCTGTATACAACTTAAAGTGGGAGTGACTTCtagattagaaaacaattttttatttcttttgatttactcTAGAATTTACTTCACTATTCTCTTCATATTAAGATTcccaaatgctttaaaaaattatgaataacGAAAGCTACAACTTTTCAGGACTTTATTTTGCACTGCTGTACACTGACTCATGTATGGTCTCCCTTTAAAGTTGCTTTTTCCTTAAAATCATATCATACAGGTTCTTCAGTTAGGTTTACTTCAGGCAATATTTAAGTCATGGTCACTTCCTTACCTTCTCCACAGCCCACTCAGTGCAGGTTGACTGCAAAACTGGCCTCCAAAAATATAGTTCCATTCGCTACCCCCAGCGCAATGCTTATGCATACAGTAGTCTCAGGTGAAAAGAAGTGGAAAATGCACTTTCTCCCTTGGCTTTCTCAGCAGAAAAGCCATCTAGAAATAGAACCATTACTCATTCCAGAAGAGCACACAAAGTCTAAAGTCCACCTCTACTGTTTGATTTACTTTTTCACTTCTCATTGTCAGGTTCTCCTGAAGGTAAGGATTTGAAGGCAGGATGAGGTGATTCAGTTCGCTAAATGCTGCCCTTGCTGTCCAAGAACACGGACTATCCTGAGAAGTCATTTTA
Protein-coding regions in this window:
- the NUDT12 gene encoding NAD-capped RNA hydrolase NUDT12 isoform X3; its protein translation is MELYFWRPVLQSTCTEWAVEKEEMSSVKRSPNQEITSQFHCSAAEGDIARCDRSIINKSRQTALDIAKFWGYKHIANLLADAKGGKKPWFLTSEMEECENYFSKTLLDRKSEKRNNSDWLLAKESHPATVYILFSDLNPLVTLGGNEESFQQPEVRLCQLNYTDIKDYLAQPEKITLIFLGVELEMKKELFNYAGEVSQEKGAEKDALVAWFALGIDPVAAEEFKQRHENCYFLHPPMPALLQLKEKEAGVVAQARSVLAWHSRYKFCPTCGSATKIEEGGYKRVCLKEDCPSLHGVHNTSYPRVDPVVIMQVIHPDGTKCLLGRQKRFPPGMFTCLAGFIEPGETIEDAVRREVEEESGVKVGRVQYVSCQPWPMPSSLMIGCLAVAVSTEIKVDKNEIEDARWFTREQVVDVLTKGKQQAFFVPPSRAIAHQLIKHWIGMNPNL
- the NUDT12 gene encoding NAD-capped RNA hydrolase NUDT12 isoform X1 codes for the protein MELYFWRPVLQSTCTEWAVEKEEMSSVKRSPNQEITSQFHCSAAEGDIARLTVMLSHSPSLLNETSENGWTALMYAARNGHPDVVQFLLEKGCDRSIINKSRQTALDIAKFWGYKHIANLLADAKGGKKPWFLTSEMEECENYFSKTLLDRKSEKRNNSDWLLAKESHPATVYILFSDLNPLVTLGGNEESFQQPEVRLCQLNYTDIKDYLAQPEKITLIFLGVELEMKKELFNYAGEVSQEKGAEKDALVAWFALGIDPVAAEEFKQRHENCYFLHPPMPALLQLKEKEAGVVAQARSVLAWHSRYKFCPTCGSATKIEEGGYKRVCLKEDCPSLHGVHNTSYPRVDPVVIMQVIHPDGTKCLLGRQKRFPPGMFTCLAGFIEPGETIEDAVRREVEEESGVKVGRVQYVSCQPWPMPSSLMIGCLAVAVSTEIKVDKNEIEDARWFTREQVVDVLTKGKQQAFFVPPSRAIAHQLIKHWIGMNPNL
- the NUDT12 gene encoding NAD-capped RNA hydrolase NUDT12 isoform X2, producing MSSVKRSPNQEITSQFHCSAAEGDIARLTVMLSHSPSLLNETSENGWTALMYAARNGHPDVVQFLLEKGCDRSIINKSRQTALDIAKFWGYKHIANLLADAKGGKKPWFLTSEMEECENYFSKTLLDRKSEKRNNSDWLLAKESHPATVYILFSDLNPLVTLGGNEESFQQPEVRLCQLNYTDIKDYLAQPEKITLIFLGVELEMKKELFNYAGEVSQEKGAEKDALVAWFALGIDPVAAEEFKQRHENCYFLHPPMPALLQLKEKEAGVVAQARSVLAWHSRYKFCPTCGSATKIEEGGYKRVCLKEDCPSLHGVHNTSYPRVDPVVIMQVIHPDGTKCLLGRQKRFPPGMFTCLAGFIEPGETIEDAVRREVEEESGVKVGRVQYVSCQPWPMPSSLMIGCLAVAVSTEIKVDKNEIEDARWFTREQVVDVLTKGKQQAFFVPPSRAIAHQLIKHWIGMNPNL
- the NUDT12 gene encoding NAD-capped RNA hydrolase NUDT12 isoform X4 codes for the protein MSSVKRSPNQEITSQFHCSAAEGDIARCDRSIINKSRQTALDIAKFWGYKHIANLLADAKGGKKPWFLTSEMEECENYFSKTLLDRKSEKRNNSDWLLAKESHPATVYILFSDLNPLVTLGGNEESFQQPEVRLCQLNYTDIKDYLAQPEKITLIFLGVELEMKKELFNYAGEVSQEKGAEKDALVAWFALGIDPVAAEEFKQRHENCYFLHPPMPALLQLKEKEAGVVAQARSVLAWHSRYKFCPTCGSATKIEEGGYKRVCLKEDCPSLHGVHNTSYPRVDPVVIMQVIHPDGTKCLLGRQKRFPPGMFTCLAGFIEPGETIEDAVRREVEEESGVKVGRVQYVSCQPWPMPSSLMIGCLAVAVSTEIKVDKNEIEDARWFTREQVVDVLTKGKQQAFFVPPSRAIAHQLIKHWIGMNPNL